Proteins encoded within one genomic window of Deltaproteobacteria bacterium:
- a CDS encoding SGNH/GDSL hydrolase family protein: protein MIDRNLKMDIIYLGDSHSVMEMGKCLLKRMIGYFDSKNIRSDIYFYAITGCTFLDWFNEKQWVYRIANYTYTPETHGVKSTEAVNISIWNKIHFTNPQILILALGSNDFLINGDHFSEYLSEVENKLDLILERFKEIQIVWILPPEFPFFPKFDLLRKALRHMLSSKARVDIVDLKGHFPDQEDQIHFNKVKGNIFGEQIYLNLELILDKVTSRWKVL from the coding sequence ATGATTGATAGAAATCTGAAAATGGACATCATTTATTTGGGTGATTCCCATTCAGTGATGGAAATGGGGAAATGTTTACTGAAAAGAATGATCGGATATTTTGACTCTAAAAATATTAGAAGTGATATTTATTTTTATGCAATAACGGGTTGTACTTTTTTAGATTGGTTTAATGAAAAACAATGGGTTTACCGAATTGCAAATTATACATATACACCTGAAACTCATGGTGTAAAATCGACGGAAGCAGTTAACATAAGTATTTGGAATAAAATTCATTTTACAAATCCGCAGATATTAATTTTAGCACTTGGAAGTAATGATTTTCTTATAAATGGAGATCATTTTTCAGAATATCTCTCGGAGGTTGAAAATAAACTCGATCTTATTCTTGAGCGCTTTAAGGAAATTCAGATTGTCTGGATCCTTCCTCCTGAATTTCCATTTTTTCCAAAGTTTGATTTATTAAGGAAAGCTTTGAGGCACATGCTTTCCTCTAAAGCTAGAGTTGATATTGTAGATTTGAAAGGGCATTTCCCTGATCAAGAGGACCAAATTCATTTTAATAAAGTTAAAGGAAATATTTTTGGAGAACAAATATATTTAAACTTAGAACTCATTTTGGACAAAGTGACTAGTCGTTGGAAGGTACTCTAA
- a CDS encoding DUF2817 domain-containing protein, which produces MIRNKLPELELIETIKDQIQEFAKVEVIGESQENNLRLPIHKITFGNPDPTAPVLGLIGGVHGLERIGSQVCIALLHSLSQLNLWDESIKKSLEKIRVFFIPVVNPIGILKKRRSNPRGVDIMRNAPIEAEDKVPMFLGGQRISSQLPWYRGFGLEPETKALIESVQNEISKSKVSLVVDFHSGFGFQDQIWFPYAKSKKPIRDISYVHALTHLLNITYPNHFYKVGPQAYLTHGDVWDYLYDWHHQRDGNQGLFIPLCLEMGSWMWVKKNPMQIFSIEGPYNPIKTHRYKRALRRHNTFFEFLIRSLYSSQSWANLNSDQLKKHHEQAMVKWYGKK; this is translated from the coding sequence ATGATTCGAAATAAATTACCTGAATTAGAACTTATTGAAACGATTAAAGACCAAATTCAAGAATTTGCTAAAGTAGAAGTTATTGGAGAGTCTCAGGAGAATAATTTACGCTTGCCAATTCATAAAATAACTTTTGGAAATCCAGATCCTACGGCGCCTGTTTTGGGTTTAATTGGCGGCGTTCATGGTTTAGAGCGTATTGGTTCTCAAGTTTGCATCGCTTTATTGCATTCGTTAAGCCAACTAAATTTGTGGGATGAATCGATTAAGAAAAGTTTAGAAAAAATAAGAGTTTTTTTTATACCAGTGGTAAACCCAATCGGGATTTTGAAAAAAAGAAGATCGAATCCACGAGGTGTTGATATTATGAGAAATGCTCCCATAGAAGCTGAGGATAAGGTTCCCATGTTCCTTGGTGGACAAAGAATTTCCAGTCAGTTGCCTTGGTATCGGGGATTTGGTTTAGAGCCAGAAACAAAAGCCTTAATTGAGTCGGTTCAAAATGAAATTTCTAAATCAAAGGTTTCACTGGTTGTGGATTTTCATTCAGGATTTGGTTTTCAAGACCAAATTTGGTTTCCCTATGCCAAATCAAAAAAGCCAATTAGGGATATTTCCTATGTCCATGCTCTTACTCATTTGTTAAATATAACCTATCCAAACCATTTCTATAAAGTAGGGCCTCAAGCTTATCTCACTCACGGGGATGTGTGGGATTATCTTTATGATTGGCATCATCAACGAGACGGAAACCAAGGGTTGTTTATACCTTTGTGTTTGGAAATGGGCTCATGGATGTGGGTAAAAAAAAATCCAATGCAAATTTTTTCTATTGAGGGTCCATACAATCCAATTAAAACCCATAGATATAAAAGAGCTCTCAGAAGGCACAATACCTTTTTTGAGTTTCTTATCAGGTCTTTGTATTCAAGTCAGAGCTGGGCTAACTTAAACAGCGATCAATTGAAAAAACATCACGAACAAGCCATGGTAAAGTGGTATGGAAAAAAGTAA
- a CDS encoding response regulator, translating into MFAINTRILIIDDMPSIRELVRGQLRSMGFVDIVEAEDGELGWRLIEEKYSEANPFQLVISDWNMPNLKGLDLLKRVRSKTQFAGLPFILLTSEAERDQVTEAVMAGVSQYIVKPFSGRTFEDKLKSAYAKHHKK; encoded by the coding sequence GTGTTTGCCATAAATACGAGGATATTAATAATTGATGATATGCCTTCAATCAGAGAGTTGGTTAGAGGTCAGTTAAGAAGTATGGGATTTGTGGATATTGTTGAAGCGGAAGACGGAGAATTGGGATGGAGGCTTATTGAGGAAAAATACAGCGAGGCCAATCCTTTTCAATTAGTCATTTCAGATTGGAACATGCCTAATTTGAAAGGCCTGGATTTGCTAAAAAGGGTACGAAGTAAAACTCAGTTTGCGGGTTTGCCATTTATTTTACTGACCTCAGAAGCAGAAAGGGACCAAGTTACGGAAGCTGTTATGGCAGGAGTTTCACAATATATAGTAAAGCCTTTTTCAGGAAGAACCTTTGAGGATAAACTAAAATCAGCCTATGCAAAACATCATAAAAAATAA
- a CDS encoding alpha/beta hydrolase has translation MEKSNRQWLLLRGLTRGQFHWGDFPQRLQSKFPKDEIILIDLPGNGYRYSENSPFSVREYTDDLRSKFQNKGKLHIIALSFGAMVAINWLVCFPTEITKAYLVNTSSKGILPFYKRLLPKNYLKIFQTLWLSKYHREKMILEMTSNNLETQRNSILKFEKFAELYPVTGKNLYRQLVASGNFVFPEAIEKEKIGLFVSTNDRLVSSENTLALAKKWNIIPIVHPWAGHDLVLDDPEFVLSNLNPTTAG, from the coding sequence ATGGAAAAAAGTAATCGTCAGTGGCTTTTATTAAGAGGTCTTACGCGAGGGCAATTTCATTGGGGAGATTTTCCTCAGAGGCTGCAAAGTAAATTTCCAAAAGATGAAATTATATTAATAGATTTGCCTGGAAATGGTTACCGTTATTCTGAAAATAGTCCATTTTCAGTGAGGGAATACACAGATGATTTAAGATCTAAATTCCAAAATAAAGGTAAACTTCATATCATTGCGTTATCTTTTGGGGCCATGGTAGCTATTAATTGGTTAGTCTGTTTCCCGACTGAAATTACTAAGGCCTATCTTGTAAATACTTCATCAAAGGGAATCTTGCCTTTTTACAAACGATTATTACCTAAAAATTATCTAAAAATTTTTCAAACTCTGTGGCTTTCTAAATATCATAGGGAAAAGATGATATTAGAAATGACTTCAAATAATCTTGAAACTCAAAGAAATTCTATCTTAAAATTCGAGAAATTTGCAGAGCTCTATCCAGTCACAGGTAAGAATCTTTATAGACAATTAGTGGCTTCAGGTAATTTTGTTTTTCCAGAGGCAATTGAAAAGGAAAAAATAGGGTTATTTGTATCCACAAATGATCGATTGGTTAGTTCTGAAAATACCCTTGCTCTAGCTAAAAAGTGGAACATCATCCCCATCGTGCATCCTTGGGCAGGTCATGACTTAGTTCTTGACGATCCAGAGTTTGTCCTGTCGAATTTAAATCCTACTACGGCGGGCTAG
- the rpmG gene encoding 50S ribosomal protein L33, which produces MAKKSGRIIVTLECTEARPLGKTVSRYTTTKNKQKTPGRLELKKYNPNLKKHTLHRETK; this is translated from the coding sequence ATGGCAAAAAAATCAGGAAGAATCATCGTCACTTTAGAATGTACTGAAGCTAGACCCCTCGGGAAAACGGTTTCTAGGTACACAACTACAAAAAATAAACAAAAAACTCCTGGCAGATTAGAGTTAAAAAAATATAACCCTAATCTAAAAAAACACACTCTTCATAGAGAAACTAAATAG
- the purE gene encoding 5-(carboxyamino)imidazole ribonucleotide mutase produces the protein MKISKNNSKSNKAKVAIIMGSDSDLKIMNEAGNALDFFSITYKIQIVSAHRTPEAMYTFSKQAKSKGIKVIIAGAGGAAHLPGMVASLTTLPVVGVPVTQGQLKGLDALLSICQMPKGVPVATVAIDNAYNAGLLAVRILAIDDLSLAKKLDAFVKSQQNKVKLMNQNLKNKKN, from the coding sequence ATGAAAATTTCAAAAAATAATTCTAAATCCAATAAAGCCAAAGTGGCTATCATCATGGGTAGCGATAGTGATCTTAAAATTATGAATGAGGCAGGGAATGCATTAGATTTTTTTTCTATCACTTATAAAATTCAAATTGTTTCAGCTCATCGAACACCAGAGGCGATGTATACTTTTTCAAAACAAGCCAAATCAAAGGGAATCAAAGTGATTATTGCCGGCGCTGGTGGCGCTGCTCATTTGCCTGGAATGGTCGCGAGTTTAACCACACTTCCCGTCGTAGGAGTACCAGTCACTCAAGGTCAACTTAAAGGTCTTGATGCTTTGCTTTCAATCTGTCAAATGCCCAAAGGAGTTCCTGTCGCCACAGTTGCCATTGACAATGCTTACAACGCAGGATTATTGGCCGTGAGAATTCTAGCCATAGACGATCTTTCTCTGGCAAAGAAATTAGATGCGTTCGTAAAATCTCAACAAAATAAAGTTAAACTCATGAACCAGAATTTAAAAAATAAAAAGAATTAA
- a CDS encoding MBOAT family protein, translating to MQFTTIEFALFFILIFYVSWEFYYYSTLRKVFLLFASYLFYASLDYAFLPLLILCPALNFFFGLWIGVEENLTVKKWILIFTISCNLVMLGMFKYYDFILENIMNLVGFHFFNISAEQVPYMNFVLPLGISFFTFQGISYLIDIYRGDLSHKNSILDVMLFISFFPHLMAGPIVKANEFIPQLKNRVDPTKIPIYYSLFMILLGLFKKIVIASYLGTDIVDPIFENPSLYSSSDILFGVYSYAIQIYCDFSAYSDLAIAFAGLLGYEFPINFDQPYRATSLQDFWRRWHISLSTWLRDYLYKPLGGSKLGNIKTYRNVFITMLLGGLWHGASWNFIFWGFLHGLGLIFEKYFQFNTKINRGFIIKSLKTILVFHFVCFAWIFFRSPTLDKVMELFGGLFKFDMQAKKVSFFYALLLTTGIAFHFVKPLKLWSFPEIIFKKPRLIFALAVSIVITIISTLSPEGVAPFIYFRF from the coding sequence TTGCAGTTTACAACAATTGAGTTCGCTCTGTTCTTTATTCTTATTTTTTATGTGAGTTGGGAGTTTTATTACTACTCAACTTTAAGAAAAGTATTTTTGCTTTTCGCTTCCTATTTGTTTTACGCTTCCTTGGATTATGCATTTCTACCTTTGTTAATACTTTGCCCAGCATTAAACTTTTTTTTTGGTCTTTGGATTGGTGTCGAAGAAAATTTAACAGTAAAAAAATGGATTCTGATATTTACTATTAGTTGCAATCTGGTGATGCTAGGTATGTTTAAATATTACGATTTTATTCTTGAAAACATAATGAATCTGGTTGGCTTTCACTTTTTCAATATTTCTGCTGAGCAAGTACCTTACATGAATTTCGTTCTGCCACTTGGAATTTCATTCTTTACTTTTCAGGGAATTAGCTACTTAATTGACATTTATAGAGGTGATTTGAGTCATAAGAATTCAATTCTCGACGTCATGTTATTTATTTCTTTTTTCCCACATTTAATGGCAGGCCCTATTGTCAAAGCCAACGAATTTATCCCCCAATTAAAAAACAGAGTAGATCCCACCAAGATTCCCATCTACTATTCACTTTTTATGATTCTATTAGGATTATTCAAAAAAATTGTTATCGCTAGCTATCTTGGGACAGATATCGTTGATCCAATTTTTGAAAATCCTAGCTTATATTCAAGTAGTGATATTCTTTTTGGTGTTTATTCCTATGCGATTCAGATTTATTGCGATTTTAGTGCCTATAGTGATCTGGCCATCGCCTTTGCGGGATTGTTGGGCTATGAATTTCCTATCAACTTCGATCAGCCCTACAGAGCAACGTCTCTTCAAGATTTTTGGCGAAGATGGCATATTTCATTAAGTACATGGCTTCGTGATTACTTATATAAGCCCCTTGGGGGAAGTAAGTTAGGGAATATAAAAACCTATCGCAATGTTTTTATTACCATGCTCCTTGGTGGGCTTTGGCATGGGGCCTCTTGGAATTTTATCTTTTGGGGTTTTCTTCACGGTTTGGGATTAATCTTTGAAAAATACTTTCAATTTAATACTAAAATTAATCGGGGTTTCATCATTAAATCACTTAAAACAATTCTAGTATTTCATTTCGTATGTTTTGCTTGGATTTTTTTTCGATCCCCAACGTTAGATAAAGTGATGGAGTTATTCGGTGGGTTATTTAAATTTGATATGCAAGCGAAAAAGGTCAGTTTTTTTTATGCACTCCTATTGACGACGGGAATAGCCTTTCATTTTGTGAAGCCCTTAAAATTATGGAGCTTTCCAGAAATTATTTTTAAAAAACCAAGACTGATTTTTGCTTTAGCTGTTAGTATTGTAATTACTATTATTTCAACGCTATCACCAGAAGGAGTTGCCCCATTTATTTACTTTAGATTTTAA
- a CDS encoding DUF459 domain-containing protein gives MEIKKVYLNKNKSWMVIVFIMLYSFLLNLEGLYHWAQQKSISKTSIVLIKLAEAFNFLGEESGINGFRAILKNEFTDLKNVQIYSLVNSKENHQQRNLAEINTNKGEEFSLIPTFIENNNFKKEPDEESESEKAGKVLLIGDSILKSGLQMHMQNLIIKSNQKAEVEVKSQSGTGLSRPEIFDWVNYVNSLQEDYEAIYIFLGTNDAQNILNEKKIMTFGSDSWKKEYAKKIINIIENSCKKSQKVFWVGTLKMKSENFDKKMSLLNSHAKKTIESSSSCAKYVNVESWLTAKSKYADHLNIDKKSVRVRMEDGIHLSFKGAQIFSKKLLETVTSRYD, from the coding sequence ATGGAAATTAAAAAAGTATATTTAAATAAAAATAAATCTTGGATGGTAATTGTTTTTATCATGCTTTATTCATTTTTGTTAAATTTAGAAGGATTGTATCATTGGGCTCAGCAAAAATCTATTTCAAAGACTTCAATCGTATTGATAAAGTTAGCAGAAGCTTTTAATTTTTTAGGAGAGGAATCAGGAATAAATGGCTTTAGAGCTATTTTAAAAAACGAATTTACTGACTTAAAAAATGTTCAAATTTATAGTCTAGTTAATAGCAAAGAAAATCATCAACAAAGAAATCTAGCAGAAATTAATACCAATAAGGGAGAAGAGTTTTCATTAATTCCCACTTTTATTGAAAATAATAATTTTAAAAAGGAGCCGGATGAGGAATCAGAATCAGAAAAAGCAGGAAAGGTTTTATTAATTGGTGACTCCATTTTGAAGTCAGGTTTACAAATGCATATGCAAAATTTAATTATTAAAAGTAATCAAAAAGCAGAAGTAGAAGTGAAGTCACAGTCTGGTACAGGTTTGTCTCGACCTGAAATATTTGATTGGGTAAATTATGTGAATTCACTTCAGGAAGACTATGAGGCTATTTACATATTTTTAGGTACAAATGATGCTCAAAATATCCTAAATGAAAAAAAGATTATGACTTTTGGATCGGACAGTTGGAAAAAAGAATATGCTAAAAAAATTATTAACATCATTGAAAACAGCTGTAAAAAGTCACAAAAAGTTTTTTGGGTGGGAACTTTAAAAATGAAATCTGAAAATTTTGATAAGAAAATGTCGTTATTAAATTCACATGCTAAAAAGACAATAGAGTCAAGTTCCTCTTGTGCAAAGTATGTCAATGTTGAAAGCTGGCTCACGGCAAAATCAAAATACGCTGATCATCTTAATATTGATAAAAAATCCGTTCGCGTTCGAATGGAGGATGGTATTCATTTATCATTTAAAGGAGCTCAAATCTTTTCAAAAAAACTTTTAGAGACGGTAACTTCTCGATATGATTGA
- a CDS encoding dCTP deaminase: protein MILSDQKILENMDLGFIKILPFSKECLGSNSYDVHLGKTLGIYKDPILDAKSHNLITTFEIPENGYVLTPENFYLGVTLEYTESLAHVPFLEGKSSVGRLGIDIHATAGKGDVGFCNYWTLEISVKKPVKVYYKMPIGQIIYFDVSGEILTPYNKKSSAKYNEKTPIPVESMMWKNNF, encoded by the coding sequence ATGATTTTAAGCGACCAAAAGATCCTAGAAAATATGGATCTAGGTTTCATTAAAATATTACCCTTCTCAAAAGAATGTCTAGGATCAAACAGCTATGATGTTCACCTTGGAAAAACACTTGGGATTTATAAAGATCCCATTTTGGACGCAAAGAGCCATAACTTAATCACCACTTTTGAAATTCCCGAAAACGGCTATGTTCTTACTCCTGAAAATTTTTATCTTGGAGTAACCCTTGAGTATACCGAGTCCTTGGCGCACGTTCCTTTTCTAGAGGGCAAATCTTCTGTTGGACGATTGGGTATTGATATTCACGCAACTGCAGGTAAAGGGGACGTTGGATTTTGCAACTATTGGACTCTCGAGATATCTGTAAAAAAACCAGTTAAAGTTTATTATAAAATGCCTATTGGACAAATAATTTATTTTGATGTTTCTGGGGAAATTTTAACTCCTTATAATAAAAAATCTTCTGCAAAGTACAATGAAAAAACTCCCATTCCCGTTGAATCCATGATGTGGAAAAATAACTTTTAA
- a CDS encoding ATP-grasp domain-containing protein, with protein MSLHFPKIGILGGGQLARMLCLKGHELGVNLYVFSESKEDPAAQVTQQWFQGRADNEKDLLKFIKSVDQLTFESEFIDCQLLAKVLSKTNFNKNGIFPSLNNMETLQDRWLQKNLFKEFLLPTAPFFKIDSVSDIETKGKYFNFRYVLKKRFGGYDGYGTYISKNLKDHQNIIFQLDSTLSGKQNSPVNSLNSKGFIVEEFVSFKNELACQYFRNARGEFYHLPLVESFQSHSKCDWVKGPIQHPNFNSITKKIKTLMNKQNYVGTLAFEFFNTKNGLLINESAPRVHNSGHYSLNYPIADQFSLHLKATNNKKFPSKTTDAKFSFVMINLVGKSNTEIIIPSDLSGFLHLYGKKENRSGRKMGHVNYIDNYSLKNSNSLLKKALTERKKIKL; from the coding sequence ATGAGTTTGCATTTTCCTAAAATTGGAATTCTTGGCGGTGGCCAGTTGGCTCGCATGCTTTGCTTAAAAGGACATGAATTAGGGGTCAACCTATATGTCTTCTCTGAATCAAAGGAAGATCCTGCGGCTCAGGTAACTCAACAATGGTTTCAAGGTCGTGCAGACAATGAAAAAGATTTACTGAAATTTATAAAGAGTGTGGATCAACTTACTTTTGAGAGTGAGTTTATAGATTGTCAGTTATTAGCCAAAGTTTTATCTAAAACAAATTTTAATAAAAATGGTATCTTTCCTTCGCTTAATAATATGGAAACGCTTCAAGATCGCTGGTTACAAAAAAATTTATTTAAAGAGTTTCTTCTTCCAACAGCACCTTTTTTTAAAATTGACTCAGTTTCTGACATAGAAACCAAAGGAAAATATTTTAACTTCCGTTATGTTCTTAAAAAAAGATTTGGGGGATACGATGGTTATGGAACTTATATTTCTAAAAATCTAAAAGATCATCAGAATATAATTTTTCAGTTAGACTCTACCCTCTCTGGGAAACAAAACTCTCCAGTTAACAGCTTAAATTCTAAAGGTTTTATTGTGGAAGAATTTGTTTCATTTAAAAATGAGCTGGCTTGTCAGTATTTTCGCAATGCTCGTGGTGAGTTTTATCACTTACCCTTGGTTGAATCATTCCAGTCTCATTCTAAATGCGACTGGGTCAAGGGTCCAATCCAGCATCCCAATTTCAATTCTATTACAAAAAAAATAAAAACTTTAATGAACAAACAAAACTATGTCGGAACCTTAGCTTTTGAATTTTTTAATACTAAAAACGGACTCCTGATAAATGAGTCGGCACCACGAGTTCATAACTCTGGACATTACTCTTTAAATTACCCCATTGCTGACCAATTTTCTTTACATTTGAAAGCGACTAATAACAAAAAATTTCCATCAAAAACCACTGATGCTAAATTCTCTTTTGTCATGATTAATTTAGTCGGGAAATCAAATACTGAAATTATAATTCCCAGTGATTTATCAGGTTTCTTACATCTATATGGAAAGAAAGAAAATCGTAGTGGCCGAAAAATGGGGCATGTTAATTATATTGACAACTACTCACTAAAAAATTCAAATAGCCTTCTAAAAAAAGCTCTTACTGAAAGAAAAAAAATTAAATTATAG
- a CDS encoding ATP-dependent DNA helicase RecQ, whose protein sequence is MNADSYVNNILNSIFHLSSFRKGQKEIISSVLDQQDILAVLPTGGGKSLCYQLPAVILNKLAIVICPLIALMKDQVAALQEKNIPSACLYSGQDLFEKKSIFYQISINETFILYLSPERVLKPGFQKWIQSKSISLFAIDEAHCVSQWGHDFRSDYGMLGILKKLKPEVPILALTASATPIVLQDIKKQLELKSPKKMVYGFYRPNLFYQVTECAHAESKFHLLLTALKKAPQGRVLIYCGTRKTTEELTENLLKMFNNVNFYHAGLSPQSRNQIQEDYYLGKTRILIATNAFGMGIDQPDVRLVVHYQMPANIDALYQEMGRAGRDGKDSTCLLLYSKKDKGLQSFFIQSSEVNQEIKINRWRNLDAIVEYAEGSECRHSEILTYFKDSQRIEKCGHCDNCDPHSDRRIVYNHKHEINFKAKSKKAKANNDFILNEKQEYCFQQLKEWRKIKAKELDVPAFIIFGDQTLRNIVVKLPQNEKELLAVHGMGESKIKNFSKDILKLLSEFF, encoded by the coding sequence ATGAATGCAGATTCTTATGTGAATAATATATTAAACTCAATTTTTCATTTATCTAGTTTTAGAAAAGGTCAGAAAGAGATTATTAGTTCCGTATTAGATCAACAGGATATTTTAGCCGTTTTGCCTACAGGTGGAGGTAAATCACTGTGTTATCAATTGCCTGCAGTCATTTTAAATAAATTAGCTATTGTTATTTGTCCGTTAATTGCATTGATGAAAGATCAAGTTGCAGCACTTCAAGAAAAAAATATTCCTTCTGCCTGCTTGTATTCTGGACAAGACTTGTTTGAAAAAAAATCTATTTTCTATCAAATTTCAATAAATGAGACATTTATTCTTTATCTATCTCCGGAGAGAGTTCTAAAGCCTGGGTTTCAAAAGTGGATTCAGTCAAAATCTATTTCCTTATTTGCTATTGATGAAGCTCATTGCGTTTCCCAATGGGGGCATGATTTCAGATCAGACTATGGAATGCTGGGAATTTTAAAAAAACTGAAACCAGAAGTTCCTATTTTAGCACTGACTGCTTCAGCTACGCCCATTGTTCTTCAGGATATAAAAAAACAATTGGAACTAAAGAGCCCTAAGAAAATGGTTTATGGTTTTTATAGGCCAAACCTCTTTTATCAAGTTACCGAATGTGCCCACGCTGAAAGCAAGTTTCACCTGCTATTAACAGCTTTAAAAAAAGCACCCCAAGGCAGAGTTCTTATATACTGTGGTACAAGAAAGACGACGGAGGAGTTAACTGAAAATTTATTAAAAATGTTTAATAATGTGAATTTCTATCATGCAGGTTTGTCTCCTCAGTCTAGGAATCAAATTCAGGAAGATTATTACTTAGGGAAAACAAGAATTTTAATTGCCACAAATGCCTTTGGAATGGGTATTGACCAGCCAGATGTGCGGTTAGTCGTTCATTATCAGATGCCTGCTAATATTGATGCTCTTTACCAGGAAATGGGAAGAGCTGGCAGAGATGGTAAGGATTCAACATGTTTATTGTTGTATTCAAAGAAAGACAAAGGATTGCAGTCGTTCTTTATTCAGAGTTCAGAGGTTAATCAAGAAATTAAAATTAATCGATGGCGGAATCTGGATGCGATCGTGGAATATGCTGAAGGAAGTGAGTGCCGGCATTCTGAAATTTTAACTTATTTTAAAGACTCACAAAGGATAGAAAAATGTGGGCATTGTGATAACTGTGATCCTCATTCTGATCGGAGAATTGTTTATAACCACAAACATGAAATAAATTTTAAAGCGAAATCAAAAAAAGCAAAGGCAAACAATGACTTTATTTTAAATGAAAAACAGGAATATTGTTTTCAGCAATTAAAGGAGTGGAGAAAAATAAAAGCAAAGGAATTAGATGTTCCAGCGTTTATCATTTTTGGAGACCAGACATTAAGAAACATAGTTGTTAAGCTGCCGCAAAACGAAAAAGAGTTACTAGCTGTTCATGGTATGGGCGAAAGTAAAATCAAAAACTTTTCTAAAGATATTCTTAAACTCTTAAGTGAATTTTTTTAG
- a CDS encoding transposase: MLVINKKVNFFIIILFIFLGIQTQASNYSSQFMSLDAISKSVDHGTVFGVLRFETMDYFTKIPEQENLNRQQYLSTRLGFISPNIENSFGYGGDFQAGKFNYGTSNYSVQELYSFFQFDKNFKIIGGRKKYDWNFLDSYWKTSFWQPNYAFDYLRPEEQGLFGVFFEYQNPEFQFVTYTTPMFIPNMGIDVREEGGELVSESRWFRQPSDKYDLNGKIKSIRYKLSVPEIRNLVSKPGAGVNLGIGNKNESWWISQSLGYKPVNELILKREGYSPTDVKAVNVLVSPDVVYHSLYSIDLGYTFQSFRFIASYLEDNPKDKIPDKGWVIQKLLPTKAYSLMIENNVESEIIKNLKVQLGYLRIFGSEIVDIDSEGNRDVFTLFDIRTKFNNSIMLKGQGQVFSIFRKSIITKLSYLKDFNQNGSLVNAEFQVFPTKKWAILLGGDFISVDEENSSSSFLNQYRANDRVYGGVNYVF; the protein is encoded by the coding sequence ATGTTGGTTATCAATAAAAAAGTTAATTTTTTTATTATTATTTTGTTTATTTTTTTGGGTATTCAGACTCAAGCGTCGAATTATTCTTCTCAGTTTATGTCTCTGGATGCTATCTCAAAAAGTGTTGATCATGGAACAGTTTTTGGAGTTCTTCGTTTTGAGACGATGGATTACTTTACCAAGATTCCAGAACAGGAAAATTTAAACAGACAACAGTATTTATCAACACGTTTAGGTTTTATATCTCCAAATATAGAAAATAGCTTTGGTTATGGAGGTGATTTTCAGGCAGGAAAGTTTAATTACGGTACTTCTAATTATTCTGTCCAAGAGTTGTATAGTTTTTTTCAATTTGATAAAAATTTTAAAATAATTGGCGGCAGAAAAAAATACGATTGGAACTTTCTTGATTCTTATTGGAAGACAAGTTTTTGGCAGCCAAATTATGCTTTTGATTATTTAAGGCCTGAAGAACAAGGTTTATTTGGAGTCTTTTTCGAGTATCAAAATCCTGAATTTCAATTCGTAACCTACACCACTCCCATGTTTATTCCCAATATGGGAATAGATGTCCGCGAAGAGGGTGGAGAGTTAGTCTCTGAGAGTCGTTGGTTTAGACAACCTTCAGATAAGTATGATTTAAATGGGAAAATTAAATCCATAAGGTATAAATTATCGGTTCCTGAGATCAGAAATTTAGTATCCAAGCCTGGTGCCGGAGTAAATTTGGGAATTGGTAATAAAAATGAATCATGGTGGATAAGTCAAAGTTTGGGTTATAAACCTGTTAATGAATTGATCTTAAAAAGGGAAGGTTATTCCCCGACAGATGTTAAGGCTGTCAATGTACTTGTTTCACCAGACGTCGTTTATCATTCTCTATACTCTATTGATTTGGGTTATACCTTTCAAAGTTTCAGATTTATTGCCTCTTATCTTGAGGATAATCCAAAGGATAAAATACCAGATAAGGGGTGGGTCATACAAAAGTTACTCCCAACAAAAGCCTATTCTTTAATGATCGAAAACAATGTCGAATCTGAGATTATTAAAAATTTAAAAGTACAGTTAGGATATTTAAGAATATTTGGAAGCGAGATTGTTGATATTGATTCTGAAGGAAATAGAGACGTTTTTACTCTTTTTGATATCAGAACTAAATTCAATAATTCCATTATGTTAAAAGGGCAAGGGCAAGTTTTTTCGATTTTTAGAAAGTCTATTATTACTAAACTATCCTACTTAAAGGACTTCAATCAAAATGGTTCTTTGGTTAATGCTGAATTTCAGGTTTTTCCTACAAAAAAATGGGCAATCTTGCTAGGCGGAGATTTTATTTCTGTAGATGAAGAAAATAGTTCCTCATCCTTTTTGAATCAGTATCGAGCTAATGATAGGGTATATGGTGGGGTAAACTATGTTTTCTAG